AGCACTCGGTGCATCGGTGCACTTTGACATAGTTTTTGCTGCAGAAGCTGATGGCAATTTAACAGGTACGTGTTTTGACTCAGATGGTAATATGTGTTTAATGTATGTTATTCTAAAAAagagtgagtgtttgtgtgttccatTCCACAACACGTTGTTTGGCAAACCAGACACCTTTATTAATGTTATCCCAGTTTCCACAGCTGATCTTTCTTTTGTTCTGCTTCACTGCTTCTTCCTCTCAGTGATTCTTCCTAAACCTGGCCACTGCCCACGTCGCCTTAATGTTGTCCCATCACataaggggtgtgtgtgtgatgaagacTGTCCTGCTGACCACAAATGCTGTGTCTTTGACTGTGGAGCTGTCTGTGTCCCTCCTGCTTTCAGTACGAGCCacaatgttgtactttttttatttatttttttttatctttggtTGAATCTTCTCAGTGACTGACTGAACTGATGTGGGAATCAAGCATGGACAGTACGTTTCTGTTTCAGCTCTTTGTATATATTAATGTCTCTTTTCCTTTCAGCTAAACCAGGAGTGTGTCCTCGCAGGCACTGGGGCTCAGGAATGTGTGCTGAATTTTGCTCCAATGACAGTGACTGCCCCAAGGATGAGAAGTGCTGCCACAATGGATGTGGACATGAGTGCATTGCACCATACACAGGTTAGATGTGAGCAACAGTGGTAAAACTCCCTAGTGTGTGATCACATGAATGTGTTGACactgtgtatgtttttgtctcGTCAGTGAAGCCGGGTCGCTGCGCTCTTCCCCAGGGAACCCCCATGTGTGCTGAGTACTGCTACCATGATGGTCAGTGTCCAGGAGAGCAGAAGTGCTGCAAGACAACCTGCGGCCACGCCTGCAGTGAGCCCTGCTGATTGGAGGGCTCTGCGACACTTCTTTAATCTTTAATGCAACGACACAGAAAAAGTATCATGTTCATTTTTCCTACCTTTTCAACTCCATAGTAGCACAATTTGGTACAATACTTGAGCATTGGCTTGCACAAAGTTGGATTCtttgtggggaaaaaagtaaATTGTTTTCCTTCAATATAGATAAGATGCCATTTTATGTGCCTGTACATCAAAAATCAAGTAGTATTCTACTCTACATTTGGAAAAGCAAGAATTATAGAATAACCTGCAGGAGGAAAAGTTGGTAGGGTGCTGTAAGTCTTCAAAAgacctacagtatgtttgtattttaaCTTGATTAGTTACTACTGAAGTAATCTTACTTTGAAATCAATTCacattttgtcattgttttttagtATTGATATTGTATCATCTAGTATATTCTAAATGGATACAGTATCAGTTGCTTGTAGAGGTTAAAGGTACGGAGCATTTTGTATTACTTTGTATTATaaccaataaaacaaaaaacctaAACATGTTTCCAGAACATAGAAATGTCTTATGTATGTGTCACCTTGCTGGTTATACGTCTTGAGTTTCACAGGTCTCTTTTATGGGTTTATTTGGTAAGAGCTTGGCtgaaaaaacaaatgatgaATAATGCCAAGAATGGAAAGTGCTTACTGGCAGAAAACAAGACTAGCCTATTTTAAAGAGGTGGCCAAGAAGGTCTGTTGCTCGAAGGTTTCAACACTGTTGCACCACAACCTCAAATGCAGCTCAAATGGAattttatataaacatttatttttgtaatttaagTGAAAGTGCACTTGTCTAGCTAATCACAAACATATATGCTACATAAAGTGAAGTCTCTGTCGCTGTGACAAGCCACTTATCATTGAAGACTGCTACGACTGAGCCAGCAGAGCTATGTTTTCCAGCTGTGTATATCTACTTGCTTAGAGAGATACCATAGTTCACAGCTGACCACATATGAATATTACTTATGtggaatgctgttttttttttttcctttgtttttgttccacGCTGTTGCCAAACGTGCAGGGGTGAGAATTGCTGACCGGCCAAACACAGAGACTTCTCTGTTTGTTCTCTCAGAGACTGCCAGAAGTGGGGCCAAGTTTGTTTACACAAAAATGTGGGCACTCAGTGGGAAGTAATACAGCTCTAGCTTTGGTGCAGTTTAGAACAGTGTACCTTCTTTTAGAGGTAAGAATTTAatatatattgaataaaacaacagatgtttcagtttattaaaaaggcAAGACACACAGACTGAACCAGAATGGACTTCTAGGCagacaaacataacaaaaaaaaaaaagtttaataaacaaacacatggtTGTATTTAATGGTAAtggttgtatttatttaatggtagtagttatatatatatatatatatatatatatatatatatatatatatctcacacaCTGAAATTGCATTGAACTGATGAGTGAATGAGTCAACAACCCGAAAAGGCAATTCATTATGAAAAGACCTGCTGACAATCGCATTTAACATTCATCCAACAACCAAgagcaaaataaatgtttggtAAGAGGGCTGTTCCTTTTTTATAGAGCAAGAAGAAGTACCAGACAAGTAATGTTAGTGCTtggaacacatttaaaaaaaaaaaaacaatggttttggtaactttttagtatttttgtgggaatgttttttttttttttttttgcaacattaaAACTACTTAAAACATGTGTCAGGTAACACAAATGAATCAAACTATTAAATAAAGAGGAAATACTTCTGGTATATCCCATAGTTAGACTCTGATGCTGTGTTGACTGCAGGTTGGACATGGAAAGATATATCCTGTCAAAGGAAATATGACATTCTGAAAGTTATTTATCTTTCCTAGTAGGGCGGTCAGGAAAGCCGTCCTCGTCCTTTTTCTatctgagctctgaggcttTTTAATGCTGTACTTGTAGAAAGATAATTTTACCACTCATAGTAACAACATGTCTCAGATGGCTATATTATGATGTAGTTGAGTTATGGCTTCAAACATccagaaacaaaaacagtctaACCAAAACCCTCTGATGCAGTTACCATAGCAGCATACTACATAGCTTTGGTTTCTTGTTAAACAATAACAAAGCTCTTACTTTCCACCCAAGTAGAGAAATGTctatattttcttttccttagCCTGCAGGAAATTATCCTGAATAAATTTATGTTCAAAATTTGTCTTCTTCTATTCGAAAACAAAAACTTCAAGTTGACTGTTTTAAAAACATTCATACCAGCGCTTGACTCGGTTCTTCCCTGAATGTCACGTTAGCCAGTGGTTTCACCAAAAGGAAATCTTCCTTTCTAAAAGAAGAGCCAGTTGGCTTTCGTGTCCAGCCTCAGAGTGGCGGCACACCCCTCATCTTTCGGATGATGTTGGCTATCCGCTTGGCCAATCCCGGGCTGGGCTCTTCTATCTGGAAGCTCCGGGTCAGTAGGTTGTAGAGGGAGCCGTAGCCCACGGCCACCACAGTGCAGGTCAGGCAGATGACATTATAAGGCATGCTAAAGTCAGGAGTTGGCAGGTTGACCAGCAGAGGCTCTGTATAGATGCGCACAAAGTAGCTGGACTCTTCTTTGCAGGGAAAACTGGAAGGAGATGGGAAATTTGATCATTCGACTTTCCCCAACAAATGTGTTTCTCTATAGAAACTTAAACAAAACTCTTTACTTACAAGCTGCTGAAAAGTGGCTGTTCCCGAGTGCTGTTTGTATCCATGGCGACGATACTTGGTACAAGAGAGCTGATTACTGAAGACCTAAATGTTGAAGAAACAGAACACATAATACAAAGCGTTCACAGATGTTTAAACCACCCACTCTTACATCCCTCAAACCCACACAACACCTACAACAAAAGGGACATGAGAAgcaacatgtgttttttttttttagtaaccTCTGGAAATAATCAGTTTTGAGAACAACTCCACATGCTCCATACCCAACATAGAAGCCGTGGTTGGGATCGGGGGTGTATTCAGTCCACTTGAGCAGAGCCCTCTCAAACTGCACGGTGACCTCGGTGACGGAGTTAGGAGGAAGCTGGACCAGCATCTCCAGCAGGTGGGGCCTCACACGGTCCTTAGACGGCTGGTAGTGGATGTAGcctggcggaggggaaaaaaaataaatcatgagTGACCATTAATACGCTATTCTAATGTTTATCCATAGCCCTTTGTAGTTTCACTAAGTTGAGATATATAATACAATGTGACAAAACTCCATACAGTCATAACATTATTtcatataataacaataataacttgtattcatatagcgcctttcatgaaacacaaggacactttacagaattacagtGGCTATACTAAGGAAGTCACTGTAGTAAGGGAggtataatgtatatataatgtttgAGCAAGAACCAAGCACCAAGATAGGTACAGTAGGTAGACGAAAATAAAAGTCTTCAGCTTTCATGACACAAAATAGGACTCATGTTCTCCTCCCTCTGGTGAAATGATGTATCTGCATGGAATTACACGAAACAATGATTCCTCTAAGGAAACtaaggtacagtatgtgtaactCATGAGGCTAGTACAATAATTTCACCCATCAGTGtagagctatttttttttttttaacagtatggATTGTCATAAAAATTAAAGCAAAGTAATCAATAAGTTGGCTGTCTTAGTAGaagtacattattattattattattattatccttTCCTACTAATGTAAAcagttattttcatttccacatcaGCTCTACTTAACACAAAATAGTGAATGCAAACACTGGAAATCAGCCTCTTCTTGGATTTACAGCAGCATTTGCCacccattacaaaaaaaaaaaattgcaagaCAATTATGAATCATGGAATTGTTGACCCTTAAAATTGTTAAAATCTTGGGCAGAAACAGCCATGCTTCTGTTATCTACGGTCACGGCAATGCAGACTAACTTGTGTGAGTGGGAcatatttgaaaagaaattttCCCTGATGATAGTTTTAACAGAATTTTGGGGGGAAGTGAGAGTTCTTTTGGGCATTTAAttctgctgtgcatgtaaagtGCAGGTAGTGTCTAAAACTAGCTGTTTAGATCACATAACCACTGGTTAACtaaaagtacatttacacaGAAATGTTACATTGGCTCATTTCACATAAGGCTAATAATCTAATTTTTTATAATGTCAAAAAGTAACCAGTTATGAGTGGCTTTTAGTAATGTATCAAATCATAGACAAATTGTTCCAGCATTTGGCACATTTGTAATTGTTAATTTCACACCGTGGCTGCATctttgtgtgcacatgcatcCTACTTGGCTTTCTGAAGTCACTCACTGGGCTTGTTGTCCTTTCCCTTGCTGGCCACAGTGAGGGTGTGAATGTAGAGACGAAGGTACCAAGGCACAGagtccagcagcagcacagggAAGGACCTGTAGGGGTGGTTGTTGTACATCAGCGTGTGAATCTCTCCTGTCTGCAGCCCGTAACCAGCCACATAACGCTCACCGTGGAGCAAGGGACGCAGCATGTCTCCTGCAGGCAGGGATTATGAGACAAGGAGGTTTAATGGTCGACCAGGTGGGAAACATTGCAGCAGAGACAAGAAAACACTGCATATGTTCAAATTTAAGAAGTAGAGTTAGAGAAAATGATTTATGACTGTTCTTCTTTTGAAAATCAGGACTCCAGTCTGTTGCTTTGGTTGACTTTGTCAAAAACATCTGTTACTAAACAAGTTTCACCCTAATGTTTGAAAAATTAAAAGGAACCTCTAGGTAACAAATAAGTGCAGTGTTGCTTTGATACAAAACACAACAATCTCAGACACAAGTTGTGTTTTCGCATTTGCTTTTTTGTCTCGAAAAGGTTTTGTAAAAACAGACACACGTTGCAATCTGAAAGTCACTTCAGCTGCTGCTTGTTGAGGACTTTCTGTCCGAAAACAGAGAACAAATTGCAGATACAATGATGATTGCAATGCAAACCCAGAGAATAAAAGAACAGTAGTTACATCGTGTAACCAAGAGAGATGCAgctgacatactgtatttttgtaaacaCGATGGTAGACATCTCTGTCCACCATCTCCTGGATTACAGACTTCCATCTTTATACTCCCACTCTACGTcagtgcattaaaaaaaactatattaaaaaaactatattttagtagtagtagtttagtATATGTATAGATATACATCTGATATTATTTAAAGTGTATgctaaggttttttttcttgtattctgtattgagctatttaaatgtattttgtctgtctgtctgtctgtctagctatccatccatctatcaccAACTACTGCATGTCCAGTCTCTTACAGAAAGCCGTGTGTCATGCCCTGCTGTTCTCACTCACCCTCACTGGATTTCCAGCGGATCAGCAGGTTGAGGGAGCGCACAGTGCCAAAGGTGATTTGTTGGGTCAGATCGTAGACAGAGAAGGTTCGTCTGTCCCCCAGCACCATTGCCTGGTTCAGCAGGGGAGTGGCCGGGCTCAACTCAAACTGCTCCCCCTGCAAAATGACAATTAATTGTTCTTGTATTGTACATCAATATACATACTGGGCAAAGATTATACCTTCTACACCTTGCTACATCTgtttcaaatcattttaaatggtaccctgtggagttttcttgtatACAAAGGTTATGTTTACATCAAGTGTAACACATTATGTGTATCCTTGAGCCCTAACAAATTTGTGTAGTGCATTCCATTTTgcaaagcagattttttttaaagcctgcATTGTTTAAGTCCATGTTTGCTTGCTTGCAATCTTCTTCTTAGCTTCCTTTGTTGGCACATTGCAGCATATCTTAGCCAGCTCATAAATAAATGCTACTAGGGGGGTCAAAAACTCCAAAGGGAACCTTTGAATATCTGCACCTGCATACTGCTTTGACAGTTCAGTAAAATGAATCCTCTTTCTGTGAAGTTTGCattgagggggaaaaaactaaTCATTTAGACAGCATGATAGCATATTATGTGGGAGTCAAACCTGAGGGTTGTCTGTGATGTCGATGTAGATTTTACTAGAGGAGGCCAGTGGACAAGCTTCTGTCAGGGTCCGAGAGAACATCTTAAACAGAGACCACTCTGAAGGAACAAACAGCTTAAGTTAACTGAGGCCAAAGAGAtgtaatcatgttttttttctactacCAAACACAACAATCCTCAGGACCTCTAAACCTAAATAAGAGATGAATGTAGGAAGAATGTGATTTTGCTCACCTCGTTTGCCCTGTCCGGGGGTGTGCAGGTCAAAGACCACATTCAGCGTCTGTCTCAGCTCCCAGGATGTGGTTTTGCACTGCCAGTCCTGGCACACAGGTCTGATGTGCACTGCCTGGGAATGAAAACTGCTGTGGAAGAGTTTCTCTGACTTTAACAGGACAGCGAGACCAGCCTGCAAGTGCAACATGATCACataaagaaagagacaaagaaaccAAGTTAGCCGCAGTCATCAACATTTGACACACTGAAAGGGTGTTTGAACATATGATCTTGAGAATTTTTGCCTCATATGAGGCGCTCCAGACGGAAGATCATGGATGTCTGTGgttctgtgttgtatttttatttttagaaagacagaaatgaagagacacacacacactagacacccACCTTGGATCCACATGGCAAGAGTTTCTTCCAGGGTGTCAAATTCTCAGTGCAAACAATCTCTCGTGGGAGGGTGGCATAGCGGAGAAAGCTGTGGTCTGTCACTTCaagtttaacaaaacaaaatcagtcTGTAAGTAAAGAAATGCTTCTTGGGCAGTATAGGTAGCACCTGCATGCTGCAACAGTTTAAGGTGTCTAATCACACCATACACTTTTATTCAGGCTCATCACTCAAAAGCTCTACAAAATGCAAAGGGAGATTGAAGAAGCCTCTCTGTACCGTTGCCTATACCCAGTGGTTTGAAGGATGCACTGGGCTGAACAGTGTTGGTGGAGTCGATGAAGTTCAGTGAAGCGCAGAAGATCCCTGACAAAACATTTGTCAGCTCCTTCCAGGTGCCATCGACACTAAAAAGGGCAGAAAATGGTACGAAAATGTTGAAATGGCTGACAAAGCACATACTAGGATTTGGGAAAATAGtgcttgttttccttttttctcatAAATCCGCAAATAGAGAACATTTATTTCACCTCCACCAGAGGGCCGTACTCACTCTGTCACAGAGTCCTGGAACCAGACCCAGAGTTCAGCCCCAGGAGGGGACGGCAGAAAAGGCTGCCCCCACTGCATGGTCCTCCAGTAGCCCTGCGTGAAGGAGATGTGCAGCTCTCGCACTGAGAACTTGGAGATGACCTGGCCCAGGGACTTGGGGAAGAGCCGGTAGTGGGACACTGAgaaatacaatataatacaatcATCAAAAACTGCGGGACTAAAATTGTACAGTAACAGATATTTCCTGTTGTAAAGAACAAGGTGCATGCAAGTAAagatttaagacttttaagacACTTCAATGTCCATaagaagagaaaataaagataaattcATAACTGAAAAAGAACtaaagcaaaacattttcactGGTCTCACAAGTCTACCGGTGCACCAAGGAACCACGTAGGAACCTGGATAACGAACGTATTACTGAACGTAAAACAAACACGATAGCTACTACTGATATAATCGTCATCACTTAAATGAAGGGTATGAATACGTCCACATGCATTCTATTAACAAAAATAACACGTTTATTTCAGACAAAAAATGAATGGCATGTTAAATCACTGCTAACAGTTAGCTTACCTTTGTTTCCTCTCATGAAATCAGTCTCCCAAAGTGTGCGGAACTGGAAGCTGGCGTAAATATCTCCTGAGTGCAGCGGTCTGATAACCAGTTCCTCCTGAAAATCGTCTTTAGGCTGTGGTACCGAGAAGGGGACAGCGGTTTCGGGAGTAAAAATGTCCCGTTTGTCGGTGTCAGCATCATCCGGAGTCGCCTCTTCAACCTCAGTTGCTTCCCACAGCCTCTCCTCCACCGCAGGCTGCTCGGCCGTTTGTCCCGCTGTTTCTGTGGCTGTTTGTGGATTATCGACCTCAATGGCATGGTTATCGCCAGTTAGTGTCGTTTCTTGACTGTCTGCGACAATAAACATTGACAAACTACAAATAATAAGCAGCAAAGCCGAATAGCTGCACCTGTGAGCTGCCATCTTTCTTCTACGGCGGTGGTTCACTTCCGCATTGACGCGTCATACATGGAACAAGCCAATGGGCTGCTTCCATCCTGTGGCACTGATGTGAACCTTCATTGTTTTAAGCAAAATAGTGTAATTTTATGATATTTTGCGAATAAATACTAATATGGAAGGATCGTCTGTTTATTTTAAGCACTTATTCTAAACATAGCGGTATTGTAATAGAGTGCAGAAGTTATTTTAAATGCGGAAGCGGTAACGTAGGCGTCTCTTAATGATGCTTTTCATGCAATAGTCGTATTTCAGATTTGGCGTTTTTATATAGCCTATTATGCTTCTAACAATCCGCCTGCCACTATTTCTACGTACTACCGTTGTAtcatagtttaaaaaataaataaacagatttgTGCATTCTTCTTAAGTTATAGCCTATGTTTTGTGGAGCGAGGAAAAATTTAAACAATACAGAAATTATAACGCATACTATACTGTAGATACATGTCCCTGTCATCAATGcaccttttttatttctgtaaacTATAGGCTATATAATAGTAGGCAgcacataggcctacatcatCAGTTGACCAACGTCACATGTCCGTTGGTGCATTCTAACCAgctttatacagtctatgattctAACTAATTAACCAATTACAGCCAATGTCATTAATGATCAGCCTATAACAATGCTTGCTCGACTTAATCTGGCATTTTATAGCGTTACCGGGGCTGCTTAACCTATAGTAAAGCTTAGCCTACCCTAAATAAACGATGAAGGGGGAGCATAAAAGCATAGGCTACTGTGTTGCCAATATATTGTCaccataaaatatataaatatgcagTATAAGCTCCAAATGTATCAATGTGTGTCGGATATTTTGATCTTGTTGCTGGATAGGGACGGGCATCATCGGGGGCATATCACCCCTCCCACATCCACACATCATCGTGCACAcagcccagacacacacacacacacacacacacacacacacacacggaattTCTGCTCAGCCATGGCTCCCTGGTAGATGCTCAAAGCGGCTGTTGTCAGAGCGAATTAAATCTGCACTCGCTCGCTCCTTTCCTCCTGACCTTGCCTGCCTCTGGTTGagttttcaatattttattcAGGATTCCTGTGCTGTCTCCCCATGGCTACAGCGGATGGACTAGACGGCTGTCTGCAACGAGGCAGATCTCAAAGTGACCCGAACATACTCACCGAACCGGGCATCGATTTGGCTCATGGCACAGGTAAGATAGACGCGACATTTTCTGGATATTTATTTGCTAGCCTATATATGCAAGTGTTTTTATGATTCCGCTTCTTTGGTGATGTAGCGATGTCCAAAAGGCATCATTGCTTGCCC
This genomic interval from Sander vitreus isolate 19-12246 chromosome 7, sanVit1, whole genome shotgun sequence contains the following:
- the wfdc2 gene encoding WAP four-disulfide core domain protein 3 isoform X2, giving the protein MEQHWSTVCAMILALGASVHFDIVFAAEADGNLTAKPGVCPRRHWGSGMCAEFCSNDSDCPKDEKCCHNGCGHECIAPYTVKPGRCALPQGTPMCAEYCYHDGQCPGEQKCCKTTCGHACSEPC
- the wfdc2 gene encoding WAP four-disulfide core domain protein 3 isoform X1; its protein translation is MEQHWSTVCAMILALGASVHFDIVFAAEADGNLTVILPKPGHCPRRLNVVPSHKGCVCDEDCPADHKCCVFDCGAVCVPPAFTKPGVCPRRHWGSGMCAEFCSNDSDCPKDEKCCHNGCGHECIAPYTVKPGRCALPQGTPMCAEYCYHDGQCPGEQKCCKTTCGHACSEPC
- the pigt gene encoding GPI-anchor transamidase component PIGT; translation: MAAHRCSYSALLLIICSLSMFIVADSQETTLTGDNHAIEVDNPQTATETAGQTAEQPAVEERLWEATEVEEATPDDADTDKRDIFTPETAVPFSVPQPKDDFQEELVIRPLHSGDIYASFQFRTLWETDFMRGNKVSHYRLFPKSLGQVISKFSVRELHISFTQGYWRTMQWGQPFLPSPPGAELWVWFQDSVTDVDGTWKELTNVLSGIFCASLNFIDSTNTVQPSASFKPLGIGNVTDHSFLRYATLPREIVCTENLTPWKKLLPCGSKAGLAVLLKSEKLFHSSFHSQAVHIRPVCQDWQCKTTSWELRQTLNVVFDLHTPGQGKREWSLFKMFSRTLTEACPLASSSKIYIDITDNPQGEQFELSPATPLLNQAMVLGDRRTFSVYDLTQQITFGTVRSLNLLIRWKSSEGDMLRPLLHGERYVAGYGLQTGEIHTLMYNNHPYRSFPVLLLDSVPWYLRLYIHTLTVASKGKDNKPSYIHYQPSKDRVRPHLLEMLVQLPPNSVTEVTVQFERALLKWTEYTPDPNHGFYVGSSVISSLVPSIVAMDTNSTREQPLFSSFFPCKEESSYFVRIYTEPLLVNLPTPDFSMPYNVICLTCTVVAVGYGSLYNLLTRSFQIEEPSPGLAKRIANIIRKMRGVPPL